A genomic segment from bacterium encodes:
- a CDS encoding excisionase family DNA-binding protein: MNDTERYELIGDGLERVSQAAKFLGISRSKLYRLIESGVLPSVRLGRSRR; the protein is encoded by the coding sequence TGAACGACACAGAACGATATGAACTGATTGGCGACGGGCTTGAACGAGTTTCTCAGGCGGCGAAGTTTCTCGGGATCAGCCGGAGCAAGCTCTACCGACTAATCGAGTCCGGTGTGCTTCCTTCCGTCAGACTCGGCAGAAGCAGACGCAT